GTACAGGACCACGACGACCGCGTCCACGCCCGCCGCCGCGAGGTCGCGGGCCAGTGTCTCGGCCACGGCGTCGTTGGACTGGAGGCGCTGCACGAGGTCGGCGGGGCTGCGCTGGGAGAAGAACGTGACCGGCAGCCGCAGCAGATGCCGCAGGAACCTGGCGCTGCTGAGCGTCGAGGAGATCAGCCGGCCGCGCAGCAGGTTCGCCTGCTGCAGCCAGGTCAGCACCACCGTCAGCAGCACACTCGCGCCCATCGACGCGAACAGCACCCCGAGCAGCGAGGTCTGCCCGCCGATCAGGAACATGTCGATGTACGTACGGCTGAGCGCGGGTACGGCGGCGCCGACCGCCACCAGCAGCAGACTGGCCAGCACCGCCGCGGGCATCGTGCCCGAGGTGCCGCGCAGCCGGGCGGGCATGGCGCCCATGACGCCGGGTCTGCGACCGCCCTTCTCGAAGTCGGGACCCGGTTCCAGGACGAGCACGACGCCCGTGAAACTGGTGTCGAAGTCCTCCATGGAGATGAAACGGCGGCCCTTGGCGGGGTCGTTGATGTGCACCCCGCGCCGGCCCAGACGGCGCCCGATCCCGTCGAAGACGACGTAGTGGTTGAACTCCCAGAACAGGATCGCCGGCGCCTGCACCTCGGCGAGCGCCGCCGTGTCCATCTGCATGCCCTTGGCCGTCAGGCCGTAACCGCGGGCCGCCTTCAGCAGGTTGCTGGCGCGCGAGCCGTCGCGCGAGACACCGCAGGCGATCCGCAGTTCCTCCAGCGGGATGTGCCGTCCGTGGTGGGCGAGGACCATCGCGAGGGAGGCGGCGCCGCACTCCACGGCCTCCATCTGCAGGACGGTGGGCGTACGGACGGGTCGGCCCCGGCCCTTGGGGACCTTGCGCCTCGGTGGCGCCGAGCGGCGCCGGCCCCGTACGGGCGGCGGCAGTTCGCCGGCGGTGGCGCTGTCGGTGGTGTGCGTGGCGGACGAGGTGTCCTGGGGGGCGGTCACGGCAGCAGCCAATCGATCGGGCGCTGGTCGTCCAGGCGGATCGAGCCGGAGGCCATGGTCATGGAGTCGAGCCGGAACGGCGGACCCTCGGCCGACGACCACCGGTAGCCGGACTTCGTGCCGGACGAGGTGTCGAGCCGGACGAGGACGGCCACCGGCCTGCCCTTCTCGGTGAACTGCTCGCCCAGTTGGCTGTCGCCGAGGAAGGCGGCGATCTGCTGCGGTGACTGGGCGGCCCGGTCCACCGACTTCACATGGCCGCGCAGCACCCCGTACTCCTGGGTCGGCACGGACTGGACGGTCAGGTCGACGGCGGCGTTCGCGGGGATCGTCGCGGCGTTCTCGGCGGGCACGTACACCGTCGCGTACAGGGGGTCGTCGGAGTCGGCGACCTTCTCCACCGCGGCGACGTTCGTGCCGGTGGAGATGATCGCGCCGATCGTCGCGGCGAGTCCGGAGACCCGGCCGGCGGCGACACCGCGCACCACCGTCTCCCCCTTGGCCGTACGCACCTTGAGGACGGGGGCGTTCGCCTTGATCCGGCGGCCCTGCTCGGTGAGGACCGCGGTGACCTGCCCGGAGACGGGACTTTGCAGAAGGTAACTGCCCTGCCCGTGCGTGAGGATGGCGGGCGCGCTCACCGTGGACGCCACGGAGCCCGTCACGGCCCAGACCGACGCGGCGGCCATGACGACGACCGTCACACACAGCACGAGCCAGCCCTGGGGGCGGGCGAAGCGCACCGGCAGGTCCAGCTCCTCCGGCGACTGCAGTTTGGCGAGGGCCTGTTGGCGGAACTGCACGGAATTCTCACCTGCGCGTGACTGATGGCGCGTCCCTGGGACGAACCGAGCCAGAAAACAAAAGAAAGGGGCAGCACCCGTGAGTCCCGGAACCGGGGAATGGTTCCGGGACTCACGGCACGCTAAGCGATCACAGAAGTGATCAGAGACCGGCGACCAGGCCGGTGACCGGGGCGGTGTTCAGGCCGGTCACACCCTCGACGGTGCCCACGACGGTGTCGACCACGCCGGAGACCGGGGCGATGCCGTCCACGGCACCGGTGACGGTGCTGAGGGCGTTCAGCGCGAGGCCACCCGAGACGTTGTCGAGGTCGGCGTCGGAGATCTCGGCGGTCTGGACCTGGGGGGTGGAGTTCATGATGAACTTCCCTTCCTATTGGTATTCACAAGGGGGGAGCGGCCCCCTCTGGGGACAGATGGTCGGCCGCGACCGCGAGCGCCCGGATCCCGAGAACGAAATCCGAGGAACGGCCCCCGCGGTGCAATGGATCAAAGCACGGTGCCGTGTCCCGCATCCAATCAACGGGCATCGGAAAACGGCTATTCGGGAGCCCGATCGGTTCAACCGTGCAGTTCCGCGCACCGCGTGGTGGCGACTTCTTCACATGGCCCCGGGGGTCATCCACATCTCCGCAACACACGGCGAAACCTGAATCGGGCACACCTCGCCAATGAGGCAGCGCGCGACGAGCCGGTGTGCGGATCCGTCGTGGGCCGTGACTCCGCTGCGTATTCGATGTGCAGATTTGCTGAAGCCGACATTCCGCTGCGGCCGACGCCCTCTCTGTCACCGACCGGTCGCCGCGTGTGACCGCTCCGGGTCCGCATGCGTGGGCCCCCGCCACCGCGGCCCGTTCCTCCGGCGGGGCCGATTCGCGCTTTCGCAAAGGAAGTTGAGCGGGACCGTTGAACGCCACCGGTGTCGCTTGCGTATCAACAGCCATCCAGGCGCCCGCAGTCAGCCGTCATCCGGCGGCTCGGACCCCCCGTCCCCAGGAGGTCATGAAGTTGAGTCACAAGCGGATACCGAAGCGCAAGGCCGTCATCGCCGCAGGAGGCGTGGTCGCGCTCGGCGCGGCAGCCCTCGTCCTGCCCAACGCGATGGCGTCCCAGACCGATGCGACGGAAGGTGCCGCGCCCAGAACGCTGAAGGCCGCGGACGCGTCTGACCTCGCTTCTCAGCTGTCCGAACTGCTCGGTGAGGACTACGCCGGCGGATATTACGACTCCGGCAAGCAGCAGCTGATCATCAACGTCGTGGGCGACAACAACAACATCGTCCTGGCGGAGAAGAAGGGTGCGGTGGTCCGTCAGGTCGAGAACAGCACCGCCGAACTCAAGACGGCGTCGCGGACACTGAAGGCCGACGCGACCATCCCCGGCACCTCCTGGGCCGTCGACCCCCGGACGAACAAGATCCAGGTCACCGCCGACCGCACCGTCACAGGTGCGAAGTGGGACCAGCTGGAGTCGACCGTCCAGACGCTCGGCGCGGGCGTGGCGACCATCAAGAAGTCCGCCGGTGAGTTCAAGACGTTCGTCGAGGGCGGCGACGCCATCTTCGGCGGTGGCGCGCGCTGCTCGCTCGGCTTCAACGTCGTCGCCGACGACGGCAGCCCCGCCTTCCTGACCGCGGGTCACTGCGGTGTCGCCGCCGCCGAGTGGTCGGACGCGCAGGACGGCGCGCCGATCGGCACGGTCGAGACGGCCACCTTCCCCGGTGACGGCGACTTCGCCCTCGTCAAGTACGACGACCCCGCGACCGAGGCCCCGAGCACGGTGAACACCGGCGAGCAGACCGTGGAGATCCTGGCCGCCGCGGATGCCACGGTCGGTGAGACGGTCATCCGCATGGGCAGCACCACCGGTCTCAACGACGGCCAGGTCACAGGCCTCGACGCCACCGTGAACTACCCGGAGGGCACGGTCACCGGCCTCATCCAGACCGACGTCTGTGCCGAGCCCGGTGACAGCGGCGGCTCGCTGTTCACCGCGGAGGGCAGCGCGATCGGCCTGACCTCGGGCGGCAGCGGCGACTGCACCGTCGGCGGCGAGACCTTCTTCCAGCCGGTGACCACCGCGTTGACGGCGGTGGGCGCGACGCTCGGCGCGGGCGACGCGGGTGCCGGCGCGGGCGACGAGGCAGGAGCCGGCGAGGAAGCGGGCGCCGGTGAAGAGGCAGGAGCCGGAGCCGGCGAGGAGGCCGGCGCCGGTGAAGAGGCGGGCGCCGGTCAGGAAGCCGGTGCCGGTGAAGAGGCCGGGGCCGGTGAGGAAGCCGGTGCCGGTGGTGACGCGGTCGGCGGCGAGGCCGTCGGTGGCGAGGAGCAGGCCGGTGACGCCGGTGACGCCGGTG
This sequence is a window from Streptomyces ortus. Protein-coding genes within it:
- a CDS encoding HlyD family efflux transporter periplasmic adaptor subunit, coding for MQFRQQALAKLQSPEELDLPVRFARPQGWLVLCVTVVVMAAASVWAVTGSVASTVSAPAILTHGQGSYLLQSPVSGQVTAVLTEQGRRIKANAPVLKVRTAKGETVVRGVAAGRVSGLAATIGAIISTGTNVAAVEKVADSDDPLYATVYVPAENAATIPANAAVDLTVQSVPTQEYGVLRGHVKSVDRAAQSPQQIAAFLGDSQLGEQFTEKGRPVAVLVRLDTSSGTKSGYRWSSAEGPPFRLDSMTMASGSIRLDDQRPIDWLLP
- a CDS encoding type A2 lantipeptide, translating into MNSTPQVQTAEISDADLDNVSGGLALNALSTVTGAVDGIAPVSGVVDTVVGTVEGVTGLNTAPVTGLVAGL
- a CDS encoding S1 family peptidase produces the protein MSHKRIPKRKAVIAAGGVVALGAAALVLPNAMASQTDATEGAAPRTLKAADASDLASQLSELLGEDYAGGYYDSGKQQLIINVVGDNNNIVLAEKKGAVVRQVENSTAELKTASRTLKADATIPGTSWAVDPRTNKIQVTADRTVTGAKWDQLESTVQTLGAGVATIKKSAGEFKTFVEGGDAIFGGGARCSLGFNVVADDGSPAFLTAGHCGVAAAEWSDAQDGAPIGTVETATFPGDGDFALVKYDDPATEAPSTVNTGEQTVEILAAADATVGETVIRMGSTTGLNDGQVTGLDATVNYPEGTVTGLIQTDVCAEPGDSGGSLFTAEGSAIGLTSGGSGDCTVGGETFFQPVTTALTAVGATLGAGDAGAGAGDEAGAGEEAGAGEEAGAGAGEEAGAGEEAGAGQEAGAGEEAGAGEEAGAGGDAVGGEAVGGEEQAGDAGDAGDQAGDAAGDGSGHNR